A genomic segment from Spinacia oleracea cultivar Varoflay chromosome 3, BTI_SOV_V1, whole genome shotgun sequence encodes:
- the LOC110796919 gene encoding uncharacterized protein, translating into MTFSESDCRGIIFPHDDPLVLTIDIANADVNRVLVDGGSSANIIFWEAFKQLHIPEDELQRVNYPVIGFSGSTVYPEGSIRLPVKVGEGSEMRDLMVDFLIIKVPTAYNVIIGRPFIHDVQAVVSTYHLTVMYMSNLERPAKIRGSQLAARSCYLTALRTPGRMVPEVNLTNEPARQEVHLTTKPARQEQLPKRKSCTKRGRTDLNMEHFDERLVSAPRPMPDGLTENIELEVGNMDRTVVIGTEMGSDMKVNLISLLREHADIFAFLADEMPGIDPEIMVHRLNADRNVRPVRQKKRNFSTEKMTTIQEEVDKLLAAGFIEPCDYPEWLANVVMVKKSSGSWRMCVDFTNLNRACPKDFYPLPRIDRLVDSTSDHAMLSFLDAFSGYHQVSLHKSDRKKAAFITDAGVFCYKAMSFGLKNAGATYQRLVDKVFADQKGRNVEVYVDDSIVKSRKEEDHVSDLRETFETLRKYRMKLNPKKCVFGVRSGKFLGFLVSERGIDANPEKVEAIISLPQPKSVKDIQRLTGKMAALNRFVSKSADKQMPFFTTLRQSKKFKWGPAEQEAFEALKSHLKNLPTIARAKEGGKLQLYISASPKTVAAVLVAETEGKGQQPVYFVSHVLNGPETRYTLVEKMAYAVLIAARKLRPYFDAHTIEVLTNFPLVKAISKLDTSGRLLKWAIELSEFDLEFRPRTAIKAQALADFIVEASYQEDEVQAEVWDVSVDGSAAQTGSGAGIIMKSPTGDIFEYAIKFMFNSSNNEAEYEAAIAGIQMCLAADAKRVILTTDSQLVASQFSGEYEAKEPSMVKYLEKLRSVSAQLEKFSINLVPRAENTLADALSKLASSNVANLKRTVMMEVMNKRSTESEVIRVMAITTTSEWYDNIQTYIQTGALPADLAEAKKTRRDSVWYIILWGRLYKKSFSLPFLRCLTAFESARLIEEMHEGTCGNHAGGKPLAIICQRQGYYWPTMLEDCRAYVKKCEKCQKFSAVINLPANDLMPILNPIPFAQWGMDIVGPFPMAAGGRKFLIVAVDYFTKWIEAEPVAKITANQVKKVKLAHSSVCHPQSNGQAEAANKQILAALKKKLEDCKGKWADLMPEILWCNRTAIKEATGESPFKLSFGSEAVIPAEMALPTMRIQHYDEERNDQLLRHQLDLMPEIRMKAEITSAAYKSRMSRAYNKKVKHRPLGVVDLVLRRTAATGKGNAQGKLTANWEGPYQIWEEIVPGSYQLMQMDGTALKNSWNASTLRKYYV; encoded by the exons ATGACGTTCTCGGAATCGGATTGCAGAGGCATCATTTTCCCGCATGATGACCCACTAGTTCTTACAATTGATATAGCAAATGCCGATGTGAATAGAGTACTGGTAGACGGCGGCAGCTCAGCAAACATCATCTTCTGGGAAGCCTTCAAACAATTGCACATACCAGAGGACGAGCTTCAAAGGGTGAACTACCCAGTAATCGGTTTCTCGGGATCTACAGTGTACCCAGAGGGTAGTATACGGCTGCCGGTGAAAGTCGGAGAAGGATCTGAAATGCGAGATCTCATGGTGGATTTCCTAATCATTAAAGTACCAACGGCCTACAATGTGATCATCGGTCGCCCATTCATACATGACGTGCAGGCGGTAGTCTCCACCTATCACTTGACAGTGATGTATATGTCGAACCTGGAAAGGCCGGCAAAGATAAGGGGAAGTCAGTTGGCGGCAAGGTCCTGTTACTTGACTGCTTTGAGAACACCGGGAAGAATGGTCCCAGAAGTGAACTTGACTAATGAGCCGGCAAGGCAAGAGGTACACTTGACTACTAAGCCGGCAAGACAAGAACAACTGCCAAAAAGGAAGAGCTGCACAAAAAGGGGTCGAACCGACCTGAACATGGAACACTTTGATGAGAGGCTGGTATCAGCACCAAGACCAATGCCAGATGGTCTGACAGAAAATATCGAGCTGGAGGTTGGAAACATGGATAGAACAGTCGTGATCGGTACAGAAATGGGGAGTGACATGAAGGTTAACCTCATAAGCTTGCTGAGGGAGCACGCGGACATCTTCGCATTCTTGGCGGATGAGATGCCTGGTATCGATCCAGAGATAATGGTCCACCGGTTAAACGCCGACAGAAATGTTAGGCCTGTACGGCAGAAAAAACGTAATTTCTCCACGGAAAAAATGACAACAATACAGGAAGAGGTGGATAAACTGCTGGCGGCAGGTTTTATTGAGCCATGTGACTACCCTGAATGGTTGGCAAACGTAGTAATGGTAAAAAAGTCAAGTGGGTCAtggagaatgtgcgtagatttcaccaACCTTAACAGAGCATGTCCGAAAGATTTCTACCCATTACCACGGATTGATAGGCTCGTAGACTCCACTAGCGACCATGCAATGCTCAGTTTCCTAGATGCTTTCTCAGGGTATCATCAGGTCAGCCTGCATAAATCAGACAGGAAGAAGGCGGCCTTTATCACGGATGCAGGAGTTTTCTGTTATAAGGCGATGTCGTTCGGGTTGAAAAATGCAGGGGCAACATATCAAAGGCTGGTCGACAAGGTGTTTGCCGACCAAAAAGGCAGAAACGTGGAGGTCTATGTAGATGACTCTATCGTAAAAAGCCGGAAGGAGGAGGATCATGTTAGCGACCTCCGGGAAACTTTTGAAACTTTGAGAAAATACAGGatgaaattaaacccaaaaaaatgcgtcttcggagtAAGGTCGGGAAAATTCCTGGGTTTCTTGGTCAGCGAGCGTGGCATAGACGCTAACCCTGAAAAAGTAGAAGCAATCATCAGTCTGCCGCAACCCAAAAGCGTAAAAGACATACAGCGGTTGACAGGAAAAATGGCCGCCTTAAACAGATTTGTGAGCAAGTCGGCAGATAAGCAAATGCCCTTCTTCACAACCCTGAGGCAAAGCAAGAAGTTCAAATGGGGGCCGGCAGAGCAAGAGGCTTTTGAAGCTCTAAAAAGTCACCTAAAGAACCTGCCAACAATAGCAAGGGCAAAAGAGGGCGGCAAATTACAATTGTACATATCGGCGTCGCCAAAAACAGTTGCAGCAGTACTGGTGGCCGAAACTGAAGGCAAAGGGCAGCAGCCGGTATATTTTGTGAGCCATGTGCTAAACGGCCCAGAAACAAGATACACGTTGGTGGAAAAAATGGCATATGCAGTCCTCATCGCGGCTAGAAAGTTAAGACCATACTTCGATGCGCATACAATCGAAGTGCTAACAAATTTTCCTCTCGTAAAAGCCATCAGCAAGCTAGATACATCAGGCCGATTGCTAAAATGGGCAATAGAGTTGTCCGAGTTTGACTTGGAATTCCGGCCAAGAACTGCAATCAAAGCCCAGGCATTGGCGGACTTCATAGTTGAAGCGTCATACCAAGAAGATGAAGTACAAGCTGAAGTATGGGATGTGTCAGTGGATGGTTCAGCTGCACAGACAGGCAGTGGGGCTGGAATAATCATGAAATCGCCAACAGGAGACATTTTTGAGTATGCTATAAAGTTTATGTTCAACTCGTCAAATAACGAGGCAGAATACGAGGCAGCAATTGCCGGCATCCAAATGTGCCTCGCAGCAGATGCCAAAAGAGTAATACTGACAACAGACTCCCAGCTGGTAGCAAGTCAATTCAGCGGAGAATATGAGGCCAAAGAGCCTTCAATGGTCAAATACCTGGAGAAGTTGAGGTCGGTGTCGGCTCAGCTAGAGAAATTCAGCATTAATCTGGTACCCCGAGCAGAAAATACACTGGCGGACGCACTATCAAAGttagcaagttcaaatgtcGCCAACTTGAAAAGAACAGTCATGATGGAAGTCATGAATAAGCGAAGTACGGAGTCGGAGGTAATACGGGTCATGGCCATCACAACTACCTCAGAATGGTACGATAATATCCAAACATACATACAGACTGGAGCCCTACCAGCAGATTTGGCAGAAGCCAAAAAGACAAGAAGGGACTCGGTTTGGTACATCATCCTGTGGGGACGGTTGTACAAAAAGTCATTTAGCCTGCCATTCTTAAGGTGCCTGACAGCATTCGAGTCAGCAAGGCTAATCGAAGAGATGCACGAAGGAACATGTGGGAACCATGCCGGTGGAAAACCCCTTGCCATCATCTGTCAAAGGCAAGGCTATTACTGGCCAACAATGTTAGAAGATTGTCGAGCTTATGTAAAAAAGTGCGAGAAATGTCAAAAGTTTTCAGCTGTGATAAACTTGCCAGCCAATGATTTGATGCCCATTCTGAACCCAATCCCATTCGCACaatggggaatggatattgTTGGACCATTCCCAATGGCGGCTGGAGGGCGCAAGTTCTTAATAGTAGCAGTggactacttcaccaagtggatagaagcagagcCGGTAGCAAAAATAACGGCGAACCAGGTGAAAAA AGTAAAGTTAGCTCACTCGTCAGTATGTCACCCACAGAGCAATGGGCAAGCAGAGGCGGCGAATAAGCAAATCCTGGCTGCACTGAAAAAGAAGCTAGAAGACTGTAAAGGCAAATGGGCAGATCTTATGCCAGAAATTCTGTGGTGCAACAGAACTGCTATCAAGGAGGCTACCGGCGAGAGTCCATTCAAGTTAAGCTTCGGGTCTGAGGCTGTCATACCGGCAGAAATGGCTCTGCCAACCATGCGAATCCAGCATTACGATGAGGAGAGAAACGATCAGCTGCTGCGACATCAGTTGGATCTCATGCCTGAAATCCGCATGAAAGCAGAAATCACTTCGGCAGCATACAAAAGCAGGATGAGCAGagcatacaacaagaaagtgaaACACCGGCCTCTAGGAGTAGTAGACCTGGTACTGCGGAGAACGGCGGCAACAGGAAAAGGAAATGCTCAAGGAAAGCTGACAGccaattgggaaggaccataccagaTATGGGAGGAAATTGTTCCTGGATCATACCAGTTAATGCAAATGGATGGTACCGCGCTCAAAAACTCCTGGAACGCCAGTACTCTGAGAAAGTACTATGTTTAA
- the LOC110796918 gene encoding uncharacterized protein produces the protein MPADQDPATNPNSAYYLSNHDLSASKLVSIVFDGKCFNDWKRSMVIALSARNKPCFVDGSLNQPAANSANHRIWNRCNDLVISWMLSSLEPSIARSVLYLKTAREIWLDLEERFCCSCTLTQQLLKSQQNQRLIHLLMKLNEKYDHSKSTILMMSPLPTISKAYGLLLQEEQQKEVNNSRSHNSESTVFTARRFSDIKPYKSPPYTSGSGLYNATNGNQSRNYTYTRNNLYYEHCKMKNHTIDKCWKSHGYPKDFKGKGKRVATAAQLEEN, from the exons ATGCCTGCTGATCAAGATCCTGCAACTAATCCTAACTCAGCATATTATCTTAGCAATCATGATCTTAGTGCTTCTAAATTGGTTAGTATTGTATTTGATGGTAAATGCTTCAATGACTGGAAGCGCTCCATGGTGATTGCACTCTCAGCAAGAAATAAGCCATGCTTTGTTGATGGCAGTCTTAATCAACCAGCAGCTAATTCAGCAAACCACAGAATCTGGAACAGGTGTAATGACTTGGTAATTTCTTGGATGTTGTCTTCCTTAGAGCCTTCAATTGCAAGAAGTGTATTATATCTCAAAACTGCAAGAGAAATATGGCTAGACCTGGAGGAGAGATTTT GTTGTAGCTGCACTTTGACTCAACAATTACTGAAGTCTCAACAGAATCAAAGGCTGATCCACCTCTTGATGAAATTGAATGAGAAGTATGATCATTCAAAGAGTACTATACTCATGATGAGCCCCTTGCCAACAATTTCAAAAGCATATGGACTTCTTTTACAGGAAGAACAACAGAAGGAAGTCAATAATAGTCGAAGTCATAATTCAGAATCCACAGTGTTTACAGCAAGGAGATTTTCTGATATCAAGCCATACAAATCACCTCCATATACTTCTGGTTCAGGTTTATACAATGCAACCAATGGAAACCAATCAAGAAACTACACCTATACAAGGAACAATCTCTACTATGAGCACTGCAAAATGAAGAACCACACTATAGATAAGTGCTGGAAATCGCATGGATATCCTAAGGATTTCAAGGGCAAGGGAAAGAGAGTTGCAACAGCAGCTCAACTTGAGGAGaattaa